In the genome of Burkholderia sp. PAMC 26561, the window ATCGGATTGCGTTGAAAGGCGTGGAAGTCGGCGTAGGCGAAGCGTTCCCTGGCCAGTGGCTCGCAATCAATCCGGGTCAGGTCACGGCCACGCTGCCGGGCAGTCCGACGCAAGACCCGGCGTTCGGCTTGCCGGCTGTCTGGATCGATACGAATTTGCGTGAGCAGGCGCAGGTCTACGGCTATACGGTCGTCGATGCCAGCACGGTTGTCGCCACGCATTTGAATCATCTGGTCGTGACGCACGCCGCCGAGTTGCTCGGGCGTCAGGAAGTTCAGGCGTTGCTGGAACGCGTTGGCAAGGACACGCCGACGCTGATCGAAGATCTGGTGCCGAAGGTCATGGCGCTGACCACGCTGCAAAAGGTGCTGCAGAACTTGCTGGATGAAGGCGTGCCGATTCGCGACATGCGCACGATCGTCGATGCGCTTCAGGAACACGCCCCCAAGATCTCCGATGCTCACGATCTGACCGCCGCCGTGCGTCTTGCGCTTGGCCGCGCGATTACGCAGCAGTGGTATCCGGGGAGTGGCGAATTGCAGGTGATGGGGCTGGACCCGGCGCTTGAGCGGGTGTTGTCGCAGGCTTTATCGACGGGGGCGAATCCGGGGCTGGAGCCGGGATTGGCACAGACGCTTTTGAATTCGACGCAGAACGCGATCATGAGACAGCAGAATATCGGGTTGCCGCCGGTGCTACTTGTGCAGCATTCTCTGCGGGCGATGCTTGCGCGGTTCCTGCGCAGGAGCTTGCCGCAGTTGAAGGTGTTGTCGTATGCGGAGGTGCCGGATACGCGGGGGATCAAGGTGGTGAATTTGATTGGAGCGCAGGGGTAGGGCGGGCGGGGGCGCTGGCGCTGGGGGAGGGTTTGGAGGGGTCGGGGGCGGGGTTGGGGTCGGGGTTGGGGTCGGGGTCAGTGCTGGGTTGCTGCTTTTTAGGTCTTCGCGCGTTCCGTTCTAGCTGATTTCTTTAGCACTGTTAGCCACTGTCCGTGGCGGGACTTCATTTCTTTTTCCAACGGCGAAAAAGAAACGAAGCAAAGAAAACGCCTTCCAACCGCAAATTCTTAAGTGTCCCGAGCGTGCAGTGACAACTGTTTGGTACTTCACAAGAACGCTCGACGCCATAACCACCAACACTTGAACCCCTCCCCCTCCGTCAACAGATACCCACACGCTTCGCCACCAGTAACTGTGGCAGTCAATACGGAAACCTGGCCCAAGTAAACAACGGGTTGAGCACGTGACGGCGCTACAGCATCTTGAACTTGCCGAGACTTTGCCGCCGGTGGTCCCAGGCTCGCGCGGGCAAAACGGAACCAGTACAGCCAGCCCCTCCATTTGGGCGCCAGGGCGCGCAGCGCGGAAGCCTGGTTAACGGATTCCCACACTGGTGGCGAAGCGTGTGGGTTGCCGTTGACGGAGGGGGAGGGTTTCAAGTGTTCTTAAGTCCGGCGTCGAGCGTTCTTGTGAAGTACCAAACAGTTGTACGTGCACGCTCGGGACACTTAAGAACTAGCGGTTGAGAGGCGTTTTCTTTGCTTCATTTCTTTTTCGCCGTTGGAAAAAGAAATGAAGTCCCGCCACGGACAGTGGCTAACAGTGCTAAAGAAATCAGCCAAAACAAACCGCGCGAAGACCTAAAAAGCAACAACCCGGCACCAACCCCGACCGCAAGGAACGGTACCCAAGCGCCAGCGCAAAACCCGTGAAATGAAGTGCCGCCACGCACAGTGGCTAACAGTGCTAAAAAGATCAGCCAAGACGAAACTCACGAAGACCTAAAAAGCAACAACCCGGCACCAGCCCCGACCGCAAAGAACGGTACCCAAGCGCCAGCGCAAAACCCGTGAAATGAAGTGCCGCCACGCACAGTGGCTAACAGTGCTAAGAAATCAACCAAAACAAACCGCGCGGTAGCCTCAAGAGCACCAACCCAAGACCAACCCCGACCGCCAGGTCACCCCGCCGCCAACGCCCCCCTCGAAAACCGGCTAAAAGCCGCATAACACGCGCAAGCGACCAAAATAGAATCAACCGAAGGAATACTCGTGAACGTAAACACGTCCTTCACAGTCAAAAACCCGACCATCGATCCGATGATCCACGCAACAAACGTCATCACCTTGATCTGCGGTTCGGCCACAAGCACCTTCTCGTCATACCCATTGCGCCGATAAAGCAAAAAATCCGCGATATAAATCCCCGCCACCGGCGGCGTCGCAATTCCAAGAAACAGCAGAAACGGGATGAACCATCCCATGATATCCATGCTCCCCACGATCACCGCAAGAACGCCCAGCGCAACGGTGATCTGCCGCTTGGGAAACCGCGTGAACAAGGTCGATACAACCAGCGTCCCCTGAAACATATTCCCTGCATTGCCCGTTACAGTAGCAAAAATCAGCAGCAATGCAGCCGGAAGGACGGCCCCGAACACGGCCATCGACCCGAGCAACGAACTCTGCCCTGTCATTTCCGCTCGGCGTCGCGCCCGCCCAGTACAACAGCGGATACGCAATCAGAAATGTCATCCCCGCACCAATAATCGCGTGCTTGCGGTCATGCACGAAGCTGCCGAAGTCCGGCAACGTGGCGACCAGCACGATGATCGTGCCAACAACCGTCGATACGGCCACGCCCGTATTCATCTCCGCAAGCCGCACGGGAACCTCGGCCGATCCATGCGCCGCGACGTAAAGACAATACGCAAGCATCAACGCAATGACGGGTACCGCGAACTGCGCGACCTTGCCCAGTAACTCGAAGCCAAACGCGGTCGCGGCGACGAAAATCACGCATCCGATGGCAACCAGAATCGGCACCGGAAGGTTGATCCCGTGTTGCGCCAGGAGGTCATGCACGGAATGCCCGAACATGTTGGCCGTGACGGCAATCCACCCGAACAGGCTGACGGCAAGAAGAATGTTGATCGCAATCGCGCCTTTCTCGCCGAACGGGTACTTCACGATTCCATACGTCGGCATGCGCGCTTTCTCACCCACGCAAATGGTGATGATCGACAGGATGGTCAAGATGATGCTGCCGAGCACCACGACCTTGATCAACGCCGAGCTGGACAACTGACTCCCCAGACTCGACGATGAAAGCAGAACCGGCGTCACCGCAATGCCCAGCAAAATCATGGCAATGCGATGTCCGGGCGCGGTATTCGAACGTTCGCTAGTTTCACGCATACAAATAGTCCTTGAAAGTCTCGTTCGCTCACGCGGAATAGAAATGGCCGGTGTAGGCGCGCCAGCTTCCGTGCGACGTGATTTCCTTCTGGTTTTCAACAAGCCACGGTTCGGCAAGAACGCCGAGTACTTGAGTGCCGTCACGCAATGTGACCTTGCCAATCGCCAATCCCGACGGCTCGCTCAGCAACAGACCGGCGAACGAAACCAGCGGCAACGCCCAGATCTCGAGCGCGACAGACGTGCCGCCAGCCGCGACGCGGATCATTCCCGGATGACGATCGCCGATACTCCATAGCCGGTAGTGCGCATCGGTATGGTCCTCGCGAAGGAAGACGCCCTGCGCGGCGATCATGTTCTTGTTCAATTCCAGTCCGCGCATCAGCGTGCCGTTGACGGCAAGCAGGGTGGTTTCCATAATCGACATGCCTTTATCGTTCGTTAATAAATCTGGATTGCTAAATAATCAGTACGTAAGTTACGAAAACCTATTGCGTGATCCATGTACCGGTTTTCTGGTCGAGCGCGCGACGAATCGCTTCAGGGCTCGTAATCAGGCCCTTGCCGTTTCCGCCGTTCGCGCGGCTATGCGTCACGAACCGCATGATTGCTTCGATCTTCGGCAACATGCTGCCCGCGCCGAATTGATCCTGCGCGATCAGGATCTTCGCTTCGGCAAGGCTCAACGTATCGAGCCAGCGCTGTTCCGGTTTGCCGAAGTTGATCGCGACCTGTTCAACGCCCGTGGGAATCAACAGCAAGTCGGCGCCGAGTTGCTCGGCGAGCAGCGCGGAAGCCAGGTCTTTATCAATAACCGCTTCCACGCCCGAGATCTGCTGCCTGTCATCCACCACGACGGGTATGCCGCCGCCACCGCACGCAATCACAATGCAACCCTGCGCCAGCAACGAGGCAATCACCTCGCGCTCCATGATTTCGAGCGGCTGCGGCGAAGCGACAGTTCTGCGCCAGCCGCGCCCCGCGTCCTCCATCAGCGTCCACCCGAGTTCCTGCTGGCGCCTGCGCGCGGTGTTTTCATCGAAAAAAGCGCCGATGGGTTTGGCCGGATTACGGAACGCCGGATCGTCGCGGCTCACGCGCGTTTGCGTCACAACAGTGACCACGCGACGATCGATTCCGCGTCGTCGCAACTCATTGCTCAACGCCTTCTGGAACATATAGCCGATAGCGCCCTGCGTGTCGCCGACCGCATAGTCGAGCGGAACGGGACGAACTTCGTCGGCGGCAAGTTCCGAGCGCCGCAAGATGAAGCCGACCTGCGGCCCGTTGCCGTGGGTGAGCACCAGGTCCCAGCCTGCCTCGATCATTTCGGCGATGTGTCCCGCGCTCTCGATCACAGCTTCATATTGATCAGGAATACTATTGTGTTCATCGTCGCGGATCAGCGCATTCCCGCCAACCGCGACGATCGCCAGAGGCTTCGTCATGGTGTGTTCCAGTGTGGATTAAACGTATTCGGCCAGCGCGCGAATGGCATCGATGAACCCCGGCATCGGCGCCGTGGTAATCCCCGCGCCGATCTGCCCGACACCCGCCTGCTTGTGCGCAATGCCTGTGTTGATGATCGGCAGGATGCCGCGATCGACGACCTTGCGTGCATCGATACCCGCGGCCGTCGGCGCGAAATTCAGCGCCGGCAGCGTGAACGCCGGATTCCCGCCGAGGGTGATCGCCTGCATCCGGCGGCTGTTATTGGTGGCATCGGCCGGTGTTCCGCCCACGAACTTGACGATAGCCGGCGACGACGCCATCGCGAATCCGCCGACACCTGCTGTCTCCGTAATGGCGCTGTCGCCGAGATCGGCCGCCGCGTCGTCCACGCCGTATCCGGGGAAGAACAGCCCTTCCACCGGATTGGCCGGCGCCTGGAACCAGCGGTCGCCGGTGCCCGACATCTGGATGCCGAAGTTCACGCCGTTGCGCGCCATGACGGTGATCATGGAACTGAAGGGAACGTTGTGGGCGGCGTCCATCATCGCCTTGCAGGCCGCCATGGACAGGTTCAGGAAGAAGTGATCATTCCCCACGATAAACGCCGTCACGCGCTGGATCGTGTCGATGGGCAAGCCGCTGGACAGCAGCGCGGGGATCAGGCGCTTGATGAGCAACCCAGTGGCGGCGGCATTGCGGTTATGCACTTCGTCGCCCATATGCAGGGCTTGCGCCATTATCGGCTTGAGTTCGACTTCGCCGAGCACCTTCAGCGCGGCCTTCAATGCAGGCGCGAGTTCGTCCTTCATCCAGTGAAGACGGTCGAGTACTTCGCCGTTGTTCGCACCGAAGCGCAGCACCTTGCCGAGCCCTTCGTTGAAGTTGCTGAATGTGCGCCGGCCGTTCGTCTTGTTCTCGATCACCCACAGCGGCATCGACGGGCTGATGATGCCGGCCATGGGACCCACCGCCTGATAGTGATGGCACGGCTCGAAGCGGATCGCGCCGTCCTGCGCCATTTTTTCGGCGGCTTCATGCGTCGCGGCCCATCCTTCGAACAAGATCGCGCCGATGATCGCGCCCTTGACCGGCCCGCACATGTTCGGCCAGTCGATGGGCGGCCCCGCATGCAAGATGAGCTTCTTTTGCGACATCGCGCTGATCGCGGTCGACGCGATCATCACATCCACCAGAACGGGTTGCGCCGCGATGTATCGGTGGAACGCCTGCTCGTTTGCCTGCTCGACCAGCGGATGGCGGATCAGCGACGCAAGGGCGAGCCCCGCTTCGACATCGCCGAGTGCGGGCGGTTGCCACGTCAGGTTGATCACATCGCCGCCGGCGAGCGCGAGGTTATCGGCGAAACTGGCCAGGCCCGCGTTGACCACATGGAGTGGCTGTTGAAATAGCGTATTCATCATGGTTCCGTTATTTTTGCGCCTGGATTTGAGCAATGTGGGATGCCCAGAGGGCAGCCTGCGCGTTGCACCCGGCGACCAGCACGCGGGCTTCGCGCAAGATGTCGACCTGGCGGCTGCGGACTTGCGGATCGGCCTGCGTGCCGCAAACGTGCGAGATCAGAACCGGCAGATCGCGGCCGGCCGCCTGAAGGCGCGCATGTTCGATGAGCGCGAGCAACTCGGTTGCGGGGTCCATCGACGCGCCGTAGCCGAGTACCAGGTCGAAGAGGACGACTGCGGTTTGCGCATCGTTCAGTTCGGCGAGGACGCGCTGGTTGCGCAGCGTCGGATCGATCATCGGGTGCGGACGGCCGCGCGTGAAATCGTCGTCGCCCATGTCGACGAGCGTGTGAGCAAAGCTGTGCCAGATATCGTCGAGCTTTTTGTTCTGTGCAACGGGCGTATTCGATGACGCCTCGAACCCGCGTTCGCGCAACAGCAACTGGCTCTCATAGCAGAACGTGCCGCCCGCGAACACGCCGCGAACGAAGCGGCGGATGGGCGGCATGGTGCGGCTGTATTCATCGAGACGCTTGGCGTCCGGCGCGGCCACCGCGGCAACCGATTCCGGCAGCGCGGTGCCCGCCAGCAGCGCGACGGCGTAGCCGGCCGCGTCGGCCAAAGTGTGCGCGGGCGTGATGCCGAACACGTTCATCTCGCTGGCTTTCGCCCCGAGGAAGTTCACGACAACCGGTTTGCCCGCCGCCCGTGCACGCGTCAGGATTTTCTCCGCCACCGCCGGTGCGGGCGGCTTGGAGATCAGCACGATTACCTTCGTGTCCGGGTCCTGGGCGAGCGCGTCGAGACCGTACAACATGGAGATGCCGCCGATCGCTTCGTGAAGGTCGTGGCCGCCGGTCCCGAGCGCCTGGGAAATCCCGGCGCCCAACTGATCGATACGGCTGGTCACTTCCTGCAGCCCCGTCCCTGATGCCGCAACCACGCCGATCGCCCCGCGCCGGACCACGTTTGCAAAACCAAGCGGCATGCCGTTGATGATCGCCGTGCCGCAATCCGGTCCCATTACCAGCAGGTTTTTATCGCGGGCGAGGGTCTTGATTTCACGTTCGTGCTCAAGGCTGACGTTGTCGCTGAAAAGCATCACCGACATGCCCAGATGCAGCGCCTTGGTCGCCTCCGCCGCGGCGTAGTCGCCGGGCACCGAAATCAGCGCGAGGTTCGATGCTTTCTCCTGCTCCGCCGCCATTTCCAGGCTCACGAGCGGCGGCGGCCGGATGCCGTCGCCGCCCGATTCCTGCGGCTTCGCGGAGAGCGCTTCTTCGGCTAGCGTGAGGGCAGCGTCACAGGCTGTATCGCCGCCACGCACGGCGATGACCAGATCATTCGGACCCGCCTTGACACCGTCGTCGAGATTCGCGTCGCGCAATTGCGCAAGGTTCGTCTCTGTTCCCATCGCGACCGATGCCTGCTCGATATCCGGCAACGCGCTGATGCGGGCCGAGATCTGCATCAGGGAGACGGAGTCCTGATACATGTTCCTGAAAACCTTCGTTCTTATGCTCATTTCCAATTCCGATTCCGGTGATCGTTGCACCCGATGCTCTAAAAGCGCCCGAATGCGGGCCTGGCGAATCCGGCGTTGCATACGCCGAATGCCATCGAACTGACGAACAGTGATTCGCTGGATCCTGGTCCGATCAGCGGGTTTCTTCTTGCGCTACCGTTTGAAGTGACCTGATTCCATGCAGGAAACCTCCGAGACAATCCACGCCAGAAGACGCGCCGAACTCCATGACCTTGTTTGCGGCAGTCGCGATATCCGATACCGGTGATCCGCGAATCAAAATACTGATCAAATGGTCGATGGGTTCCGAATAATGTCCCTTGAGCCCTAGCGTCAAATAATGCCGGCTAATGCTCGTAGTCCGATGCAACATGCTTTTGATCGCCAACTTCAACAGTTTCAAATGCGCGGCGATATTTTCAATATATTGCCAAGGCCGTAATGCGGCGAGATAACCTAAAAGATAATCATCGCCATCGGGCGTAAGTCCCGTGCCGAAGCCGATCAACTCGGCCACGGCTGCGTCGAGCGCAAGCTTTTCGTCCGCGACATTCAGGCGCGGCGCGCGTCCGTCCAGTGGCCAGCCTGGCAGCAACTGCAAATTGCTTCGCACCTCGCGCTGCCGGCAGTAAGTGATGAGCTGGCTGGCGAGCGCCGGATAGACACCGAGAAAGGCATCGAGAGAACACGCGTCCCGCTTCTTTTCCGGAGCAGGTCGCCAGCACGGCGCCCGGCTAAGATCGGCCCGCCAGCGCGCGGCGCGCAGCACGTTGCCCTCGAGCACGACGGGCTCGCGCGGACGCGACTGATGACGCCAGTCCCACCCCGGCGGCGTGACGATCCGGATAGCCGTCGGCAAGTTCTGGAAACGCGGGCTGAGCAAGGTCAGCAACTCCCCGCTCGCCGATGAAAGATTCAACGCATGCTGGAAGTGGCTGTGCACCCAGAACCGCCGCGTCTCGCGCGGACCGTGCTCGGCAAGGTAGCCGACTGAAGACACTTCAAACGTGAGGAGCGCCATGGTCCGGTGCCTGGGAAGTCAGTTGAGGATCAGCCGCGCAAACCGTCGATCACTGCCGTCGCGTCGCTCACCCAGCCAAAGATCGCGCCCTGCGCCTTGATCATTTCCAGCGCCGATTTCTGGAATTCGGGAAAATACGATCCAACGCAATCGGCCGGGATGATGCATTCGTACCCGCGATCATTGGCTTCGCGAACCGTGGTCGTCACGCAGACTTCAGTGGTGACGCCGCACACGATCAGCGTCTTGATCCCATGGTTTTGCAGGATCAATTGCAGGTCGGTTTCATAAAACGCGCCCTTGCCGGGTTTGTCGATGATGGGTTCGCCGATCGCCGGATACAGCTCCGGAATGATGTCGTGACCCGCTTCGCCGCGCACGAGGATGCGGCCCATGGGTCCGTCCGTACCAATGAATTGCTTGCCGCCGCGCGTGAGTTTGGCCGGCGGACAATCCGCCAGATCCGCACGATGCCCTTCGCGCGTGTGAATGATCAGGAGCTGAGCGTCCCGTGCGGCCTTCAACAATTTCCTGCATGGCTCGATGGCCGTGCGCACGAGCGATACGTCATTGCCCAGCGCTTCGCCGAATCCGCCCGGCTCAACAAAATCACGTTGCATGTCGATGATGACCAACGCCGTCGTTGCCGGATTGAATGGCAATGCGAATGGCTCTGCCTGAAACGATTTTTGTGGCATTTCAATCTTCCTTGATTAATGTCAGGACGCGAAATATTCAGTTGGTTCTTGCCGGCATCGTGAATAACCTGTCGATTTATTATATGGAGGTTCTTTCCATCGCACGAAAGAAATTTCGATGCATTTATAGATTATTCATTATCCAAGAAGGTTAACTCATACGTTTCTGATTTTTAATAAAACCATTATCACGAATGGACTCCGTGCCTATTGCGTTCGGATAAATCGGTGAGCGACATAATGGCGCGGCGCGTGAATCAGAACACACCATCGCACGCCGAAATTTTCCTGGCAGCCCGGCAAGACACGTTCATTCCTCTGATGTTTGAGCTTTGCATCCCGCACATCGCCGGGGTCCCCGCCGAACCCTCGAATTACCCCGCTTTCCCGGCTCTTATCAGCCGATGGCATTGCGGCGACCCACGCAATAATTCACTCACTGGATAACGGCACGTCGCCTGGGCGCAAGACTCAAGCAACCTAGACCGTTCAACCGCAATAAAACAGCGTGGGCGCAAGCTCAACGGGGGTCAAATGAACATCCGCAAATTCATCGGTGCTACGAGTCGCGACGCGTTTCGTCTCGTGCGCGAGGCACTGGGTCCGGATGCGGTGGTCCTGTCGAACCGGGTGACGGAAGATGGCAGCGTCGAAATCGTGGCCGTGGCCGACGGCGATCTCGCGAAGATTTCCCCGAAAGCGGCTGCGCAGCAACGTGAACTGAAGCTGAGAGAAGCGCCGGTGAGCACGAGCGCTCCCACAGCGCATCACGCTTCTAACCCCTACGCCAGCGGCGATGTCTTCTCGTCCGTGTTCGGTGCAAATCCGGAACCGCTCGACGCACTCGACGATAACGAACCCGCGCCCGAAGCCGAGCCGTTGCCGCGCCGCATGCGCGCAGCGCAAGAAGATTCATCGCGCACCATGGCCGAATCAAACCCTTGGCTGATCGAACATGCGCGACGTGTTGCGCAGACAGTTACCGAAGGCCTGCCGCAGCGTTCGATGAGTGCATCGGCGGCGATTGCCAAGGGACTCGGAAGTCCCGTTACCGTCGTGCCGCAGGAAGCGCATCAACCCGCCGACGCGCCCGAATGGACGCGCGAAGCCGCCCAGCTCGCAGCCCGCCGCGCCGAAAACAAGCTCGCGCAGCGCCAAGCCGCTGCAATGCCGATGCCAATGCCGGCGCAAACCCCGGAGCCCGCCGTCAGCACGATTCAGGAAGGTGCGTTTGCGGGATTGCCGGCGTCGGCGGCCGCGGCCGTGACCGAAGCCATCCGCGCCCGCATGGAACAGGTCGTCAACGACACCGTCATGCACGAACTCTCGTCCATGCGCGGCATGATGGAAGAGCATTTCGCCGGCTTGCTGTGGGGCGACCGCCAGCGCCGCAGCCCGAACCACGCCGCGCTCACCAAGCGCCTGTTCGCCGCCGGTTTCTCGGCGCAGCTCGTGCGCATGCTGATCGACAACATGCCGGAGATCGAACACGCGGAAGCGTCGATGCAATGGGTCCAGCAAGTCCTGGAAAACAACCTGCCCGTGATGGACAGCGAAGAATCGATGATGAACCGCGGCGGCGTTTTTGCGCTGATGGGCCCGACGGGCGTCGGCAAGACGACCACCACCGCCAAGCTCGCCGCGCGCTGCGTGATGCGCTTCGGCGCAAGCAAGGTCGCGCTGCTGACCACCGACAGCTACCGGATCGGCGCGCATGAACAACTGCGTATCTTCGGCAAGATTCTGGGGGTATCGGTGCATGCGGTGAAGGACGCGGCCGACCTGCAACTCGCACTGTCCGAACTGCGCAACAAGCACATCGTCCTGATCGATACGATCGGCATGAGCCAGCGCGACCGCACGGTGTCCGATCACATTGCAATGCTGTGCGGCGCCGGCCTCCCGGTGCAACGTCTGCTGTTGCTCAACGCAACCAGCCACGGCGACACGCTGAACGAAGTCGTGCAGGCCTACCAGAGCACGCCCGATCAACCGCCGCTCGCGGGCTGCATTTTGACCAAGCTCGATGAAGCCACGAACCTGGGCGGCGTGATCGATACCGTGATCCGCTACAAGCTGCCGGTGCATTACGTATCGACCGGACAGAAGGTCCCGGAGAACCTGTATGTCGCGACCAAGCGCTTCCTGATCAAAAGCGCGTTCTGCATTCCGCGCGACGGCTCGCCATTCGTGCCGCAAGACGACGACGTGCCGCCGCTCCTCTCCGCGCTCTCCGCGCGCGCTTCCACCGAACTGCATGAGGTTCACTTTGGATAAGTTCGTGTCCGATCAGGCTGAAGGCTTGCGCCGTCTGCTGACGCGCAACAGCTCGCGAGTGGTGGCCGTGTGTGGCGCGCCGGCGGGCGGAATAGGCGGTACGGGAAATACATCGACGGTCGTCAACCTCGCTGCCGCGCTTGCTGCGCAAGGCAAGGACGTGCTGGTGATCGATGAACGGCAGAACGCTTTGTCGGCGAGCCGGTTGGCCAACGTACCGTCCACGGGCGCACTTGGCGCCGTGCTGGGCGGCAAGCGCTTCTTGCAGGACGCGGTCACGCGCACCCCGTTCGGCTTTTCGATGATCGCCGCGCCCCGCGACGAACGCATCAGCCACGACGCCGCGCATTACCGGGTTTTGCTGGATGGACCCGCTGATATCGTTCTCATCGACACACAACCGGATCGTAGCGGCGCGTTGTCCACGCTCGCCGCGCAAGCGCACGACTTCGTGATCGTCACACGCGTGGCTCCCGCCGCGATCACCGAGGCGTATGCATGCATCAAGCGCCTGCATTACGCGCACGCCATCTCGCGCTTCCGGATCGTGGTCAACCACGTGAAGAACGCCGCCGATGCGCAAATCGCCTTCGATAACCTCGCCGGTGTCGCCAGCCGCTACCTTGCCGTGCAGCTCATGCCGGCCGGTTGCGTGGCGGAAGATCCGCGCGTGGCGAGGGCGCATGAACTGTCGCGCTGCGCAGTCGAAGCATTTCCGACGACCGCCGCCGCCCGCGATTACCGCCACATCGCGGCCGACCTGCAGTATTGGCCGATGCCAGAAAGTTCGCACTTCGAATGGCCGGCGCAAGCCGTCCATAGGGAAACGCCACGCAATATCGAGCGTTCGATCAACCCGGGAGCGACCTCGCGCCGCACCGAAACAACGTCGCCGGAGTTCGCAATGCGCAGCCCGGCGTCGGTGTGACGAAGCAAAGAAGGAACAAAGGTGAATGCGATGTATAACGCCCAGGGAAAACTGTCACAAGCCGAGGTCCTGACCCGCTACGCGCCGCTCGTGCGCCGGCTGGGTCTGCAACTGGTCGCGAAAATGCCGGCCAGTGTGGATCTCGACGATCTGATCCAGGCAGGCATGATCGGTCTGCTCGACGCCGCCAGCC includes:
- a CDS encoding cytosine permease, translating into MTGQSSLLGSMAVFGAVLPAALLLIFATVTGNAGNMFQGTLVVSTLFTRFPKRQITVALGVLAVIVGSMDIMGWFIPFLLFLGIATPPVAGIYIADFLLYRRNGYDEKVLVAEPQIKVMTFVAWIIGSMVGFLTVKDVFTFTSIPSVDSILVACACYAAFSRFSRGALAAG
- a CDS encoding allophanate hydrolase-related protein, which codes for MSIMETTLLAVNGTLMRGLELNKNMIAAQGVFLREDHTDAHYRLWSIGDRHPGMIRVAAGGTSVALEIWALPLVSFAGLLLSEPSGLAIGKVTLRDGTQVLGVLAEPWLVENQKEITSHGSWRAYTGHFYSA
- the arcC gene encoding carbamate kinase, with the protein product MTKPLAIVAVGGNALIRDDEHNSIPDQYEAVIESAGHIAEMIEAGWDLVLTHGNGPQVGFILRRSELAADEVRPVPLDYAVGDTQGAIGYMFQKALSNELRRRGIDRRVVTVVTQTRVSRDDPAFRNPAKPIGAFFDENTARRRQQELGWTLMEDAGRGWRRTVASPQPLEIMEREVIASLLAQGCIVIACGGGGIPVVVDDRQQISGVEAVIDKDLASALLAEQLGADLLLIPTGVEQVAINFGKPEQRWLDTLSLAEAKILIAQDQFGAGSMLPKIEAIMRFVTHSRANGGNGKGLITSPEAIRRALDQKTGTWITQ
- a CDS encoding DUF1116 domain-containing protein, which gives rise to MMNTLFQQPLHVVNAGLASFADNLALAGGDVINLTWQPPALGDVEAGLALASLIRHPLVEQANEQAFHRYIAAQPVLVDVMIASTAISAMSQKKLILHAGPPIDWPNMCGPVKGAIIGAILFEGWAATHEAAEKMAQDGAIRFEPCHHYQAVGPMAGIISPSMPLWVIENKTNGRRTFSNFNEGLGKVLRFGANNGEVLDRLHWMKDELAPALKAALKVLGEVELKPIMAQALHMGDEVHNRNAAATGLLIKRLIPALLSSGLPIDTIQRVTAFIVGNDHFFLNLSMAACKAMMDAAHNVPFSSMITVMARNGVNFGIQMSGTGDRWFQAPANPVEGLFFPGYGVDDAAADLGDSAITETAGVGGFAMASSPAIVKFVGGTPADATNNSRRMQAITLGGNPAFTLPALNFAPTAAGIDARKVVDRGILPIINTGIAHKQAGVGQIGAGITTAPMPGFIDAIRALAEYV
- the fdrA gene encoding acyl-CoA synthetase FdrA, with the protein product MSIRTKVFRNMYQDSVSLMQISARISALPDIEQASVAMGTETNLAQLRDANLDDGVKAGPNDLVIAVRGGDTACDAALTLAEEALSAKPQESGGDGIRPPPLVSLEMAAEQEKASNLALISVPGDYAAAEATKALHLGMSVMLFSDNVSLEHEREIKTLARDKNLLVMGPDCGTAIINGMPLGFANVVRRGAIGVVAASGTGLQEVTSRIDQLGAGISQALGTGGHDLHEAIGGISMLYGLDALAQDPDTKVIVLISKPPAPAVAEKILTRARAAGKPVVVNFLGAKASEMNVFGITPAHTLADAAGYAVALLAGTALPESVAAVAAPDAKRLDEYSRTMPPIRRFVRGVFAGGTFCYESQLLLRERGFEASSNTPVAQNKKLDDIWHSFAHTLVDMGDDDFTRGRPHPMIDPTLRNQRVLAELNDAQTAVVLFDLVLGYGASMDPATELLALIEHARLQAAGRDLPVLISHVCGTQADPQVRSRQVDILREARVLVAGCNAQAALWASHIAQIQAQK
- a CDS encoding DUF2877 domain-containing protein, coding for MALLTFEVSSVGYLAEHGPRETRRFWVHSHFQHALNLSSASGELLTLLSPRFQNLPTAIRIVTPPGWDWRHQSRPREPVVLEGNVLRAARWRADLSRAPCWRPAPEKKRDACSLDAFLGVYPALASQLITYCRQREVRSNLQLLPGWPLDGRAPRLNVADEKLALDAAVAELIGFGTGLTPDGDDYLLGYLAALRPWQYIENIAAHLKLLKLAIKSMLHRTTSISRHYLTLGLKGHYSEPIDHLISILIRGSPVSDIATAANKVMEFGASSGVDCLGGFLHGIRSLQTVAQEETR
- a CDS encoding cysteine hydrolase family protein, which codes for MPQKSFQAEPFALPFNPATTALVIIDMQRDFVEPGGFGEALGNDVSLVRTAIEPCRKLLKAARDAQLLIIHTREGHRADLADCPPAKLTRGGKQFIGTDGPMGRILVRGEAGHDIIPELYPAIGEPIIDKPGKGAFYETDLQLILQNHGIKTLIVCGVTTEVCVTTTVREANDRGYECIIPADCVGSYFPEFQKSALEMIKAQGAIFGWVSDATAVIDGLRG
- the flhF gene encoding flagellar biosynthesis protein FlhF — translated: MNIRKFIGATSRDAFRLVREALGPDAVVLSNRVTEDGSVEIVAVADGDLAKISPKAAAQQRELKLREAPVSTSAPTAHHASNPYASGDVFSSVFGANPEPLDALDDNEPAPEAEPLPRRMRAAQEDSSRTMAESNPWLIEHARRVAQTVTEGLPQRSMSASAAIAKGLGSPVTVVPQEAHQPADAPEWTREAAQLAARRAENKLAQRQAAAMPMPMPAQTPEPAVSTIQEGAFAGLPASAAAAVTEAIRARMEQVVNDTVMHELSSMRGMMEEHFAGLLWGDRQRRSPNHAALTKRLFAAGFSAQLVRMLIDNMPEIEHAEASMQWVQQVLENNLPVMDSEESMMNRGGVFALMGPTGVGKTTTTAKLAARCVMRFGASKVALLTTDSYRIGAHEQLRIFGKILGVSVHAVKDAADLQLALSELRNKHIVLIDTIGMSQRDRTVSDHIAMLCGAGLPVQRLLLLNATSHGDTLNEVVQAYQSTPDQPPLAGCILTKLDEATNLGGVIDTVIRYKLPVHYVSTGQKVPENLYVATKRFLIKSAFCIPRDGSPFVPQDDDVPPLLSALSARASTELHEVHFG